One part of the Paramormyrops kingsleyae isolate MSU_618 chromosome 2, PKINGS_0.4, whole genome shotgun sequence genome encodes these proteins:
- the LOC111839275 gene encoding growth arrest and DNA damage-inducible protein GADD45 gamma-like has protein sequence MLTPGDIRHNALLHCPLAACPYFAVSMQSTGKTLRQALISAQSESRLTIGVYESAKIMNDDPDSVSFCILATDEEYECDIALQIHFTLIQAFCFDNDINIVRVNDMQRLADIIGDKSGDVEDAHCVLITNPAEGSWEDPALEKLHLFCEESRRMNEWVPEVTFPER, from the exons ATGCTGACTCCAGGTGACATTCGCCACAACGCTCTATTGCACTGTCCGCTTGCTGCCTGCCCATACTTCGCAGTCAGCATGCAGAGCACAGGAAAGACTTTGAGACAGGCTCTCATCTCAGCTCAGTCCGAGAGCCGACTGACTATTGGCGTGTACGAATCTGCGAAAATCATGAACGA TGACCCGGACAGCGTGTCGTTTTGCATACTGGCAACCGACGAGGAATACGAGTGCGATATCGCCCTTCAGATCCACTTCACCCTGATCCAGGCTTTCTGCTTCGACAACGACATTAACATTGTCCGAGTGAACGACATGCAGCGACTTGCTGATATCATCGGCGACAAGTCCGGAGATGTTGAAGATGCGCACTGCGTTCTGATCACG AACCCAGCTGAAGGTTCGTGGGAGGACCCAGCCCTGGAGAAGCTGCACCTGTTTTGCGAGGAGAGTCgcagaatgaatgaatgggtgCCCGAAGTAACTTTCCCGGAGCGCTGA
- the gadd45ga gene encoding growth arrest and DNA-damage-inducible, gamma a: MTLEEVRGQESEVVSNDRMQCAGRALEQLLVSAKKQDCLTVGVYESAKVMNVDPDSVAFCVLATDEEYEYDIALQIHFTLIQAFCFDNDINVVRVSDVKRLAEIVGSDESEEPRDAHCILVTSPSVDTLKDPALEELALFCEESRSGYEWVPAITLPER, from the exons ATGACACTGGAGGAAGTTCGAGGACAGGAGAGCGAAGTCGTATCTAATGACAG AATGCAGTGTGCTGGCAGAGCACTAGAGCAGCTCCTGGTGTCCGCGAAGAAGCAGGACTGTCTGACAGTCGGGGTGTACGAGTCCGCCAAGGTCATGAATGT TGACCCAGACAGTGTGGCTTTCTGCGTCCTGGCCACCGACGAGGAGTACGAATATGACATCGCCCTGCAGATCCACTTCACGTTGATACAGGCGTTCTGCTTCGACAACGACATCAACGTGGTGCGGGTGAGCGACGTGAAGCGCCTGGCTGAGATCGTTGGCAGCGATGAGTCAGAGGAGCCCAGAGACGCCCACTGTATCTTGGTTACG AGCCCCAGCGTAGACACACTGAAGGACCCTGCCCTGGAGGAGCTGGCCCTGTTCTGCGAAGAGAGCCGCAGCGGTTACGAGTGGGTACCAGCCATCACCTTGCCCGAGCGCTGA